A region of Alteromonadaceae bacterium 2753L.S.0a.02 DNA encodes the following proteins:
- a CDS encoding HAD superfamily hydrolase (TIGR01458 family), with protein MDRQFRGLFLDLSGVVYEGNTLVKGAREAIETAREMKIVLRFVTNTATKSTLAVLDKLAALGLDARPEELFTAPAAARAYILNNNLRPFLLVHQAIVSDFDGVIQAHPNCVVIGDARDGLSYANLNQAFQLCKSGAPLVAIGMNKYFQTEHGLQMDAGGFVRAVCWAADCDAIIMGKPSASFFAEVVKSTSLTPQECLMVGDDVEGDVLGALSAGLQGCLVKTGKYQNGDENRLPEGALVLDSIANLF; from the coding sequence ATGGACAGGCAATTTCGTGGCTTATTCCTTGATTTAAGCGGTGTGGTTTACGAAGGCAATACTTTAGTAAAGGGTGCCCGGGAGGCCATTGAAACAGCGCGTGAAATGAAAATTGTACTGCGCTTTGTTACCAATACCGCCACTAAAAGTACACTGGCCGTTCTCGACAAATTGGCCGCACTGGGTCTTGATGCACGCCCGGAAGAACTCTTTACCGCACCAGCTGCAGCGCGCGCCTATATCCTCAACAATAATCTGCGTCCTTTCCTTTTAGTACACCAGGCAATCGTCAGTGACTTTGACGGTGTGATTCAAGCGCATCCCAATTGTGTGGTCATCGGAGATGCCCGCGACGGTCTCAGCTATGCCAACTTAAACCAAGCTTTTCAATTGTGTAAATCTGGCGCGCCATTGGTTGCAATTGGAATGAACAAATATTTTCAAACCGAACACGGTTTACAAATGGATGCCGGTGGCTTCGTGCGGGCTGTATGTTGGGCCGCGGATTGTGACGCAATAATAATGGGCAAGCCCAGTGCTAGCTTTTTTGCTGAAGTTGTTAAATCAACTTCATTGACACCACAAGAATGTTTGATGGTGGGCGATGACGTCGAAGGCGATGTATTGGGGGCTCTCAGTGCGGGCTTGCAGGGTTGCCTGGTAAAGACCGGTAAATATCAAAATGGCGATGAGAATCGCTTACCCGAGGGAGCTTTGGTACTCGATTCTATCGCCAATTTGTTTTAG